From the genome of Plectropomus leopardus isolate mb unplaced genomic scaffold, YSFRI_Pleo_2.0 unplaced_scaffold59288, whole genome shotgun sequence:
GGAGGAATGGTGGTTGTAGTGGTGGTCGTTGGGGGAATGGTAGTGGTAGTTGGGGGAATAGTGGTTGTAGTTAGTGTGGTGGTTGTTGGGGGAATGGTGGTTGTAGTGGTGGTCGTTGGGGGGAAAGTGGTTGTAGCGGTGGTCGTTGGGGGAATGGTGGTTGTAGCGGTGGTCGTTGCGGGAATGGTGGTTGTAGCGGTGGTAGTCGTTGGGGGAATGGTGGTTGTGGTGGTAGTCGTTGGGGGAATGGTGGTTGTGGTGGTAGTCGGGGGAATGGTGGTTGTGGTGGTAGTTGTTGGGGGAatggtg
Proteins encoded in this window:
- the LOC121939769 gene encoding histidine-rich glycoprotein-like, whose amino-acid sequence is SPNNHHHNHHSPNNYHHNHHSPDYHHNHHSPNDYHHNHHSPNDYHRYNHHSRNDHRYNHHSPNDHRYNHFPPNDHHYNHHSPNNHHTNYNHYSPNYHYHSPNDHHYNHH